A genomic stretch from Schistosoma haematobium chromosome 4, whole genome shotgun sequence includes:
- the ARHGAP39_1 gene encoding Rho GTPase activating protein 39 (EggNog:ENOG410V7BW~COG:T): MFYYYGASYSSSFPTATLIFVALLTNTAQLSPDMDLLIEVRCQLEKLFEIFRVVQLCDSEQQQSDNNYANDSDLSSRFLVHRPPPSGWSTSPRVIETENNPNSFGVTDSTKCKHNSLLLSSTLDWNCLTGEFSWPILPEPLSLPPAEYVLLTPTAYWPRTLSSIIKRSCSMSSPTSLPSTTTSNNSNSGNLESHLAAGLLKLWLRELSQPLIPVELQPICLKAACEAEVYELQDKDSITGNNLSSDLNPIQKCCRLVRCLNPLPRRSLLYLILLLQVNVLSFCTNIPRVSSCFEIVV; this comes from the exons ATGTTCTATTATTATGGTGCTTCCTACAGCTCTTCATTTCCCACTGCTACTCTCATATTTGTAGCTTTATTAACTAATACTGCGCA ATTATCACCAGATATGGATTTACTCATTGAAGTACGTTGCCAACTAgagaaattatttgaaatatttcgAGTTGTTCAGCTATGTGATTCGGAACAACAACAGAGTGACAACAATTATGCAAATGATTCTGATTTATCTAGTCGCTTCTTAGTTCATCGTCCACCTCCATCTGGATGGTCTACTTCTCCACGAGTGATTGAAACAGAAAATAACCCGAATTCCTTTGGTGTTACTGATTCAACAAAATGTAAGCACAATTCTCTACTATTATCATCTACGTTAGATTGGAATTGTCTAACTGGGGAATTTAGTTGGCCAATTTTACCAGAACCATTAAGTTTACCACCAGCCGAATATGTTCTACTTACACCAACTGCTTATTGGCCTAGAACTTTATCCAGTATCATCAAACGTTCGTGTTCAATGTCGTCACCAACATCGTTGCCATCTACAACAACTAGTAACAATAGTAATTCTGGTAATCTGGAATCTCATTTAGCTGCAGGACTGTTGAAATTATGGTTGCGTGAATTAAGTCAACCTCTTATTCCAGTTGAACTACAACCGATATGTTTGAAAGCTGCTTGTGAAGCGGAAGTTTATGAATTACAAGATAAAGATTCAATAACTGGTAATAATTTGTCATCGGATTTAAATCCCATTCAGAAATGTTGTCGATTGGTTAGATGCTTAAATCCATTACCAAGAAGATCACTATTATATTTAATCC